In a single window of the Paenibacillus sp. MMS20-IR301 genome:
- a CDS encoding KamA family radical SAM protein, which produces MQKVRYITDINKMEMLPEAERSRLKEITDKFVFRANDYYLSLINWEDPDDPIRKLVVPGEGELLEYGEWDASDEEANYVVHGCQHKYRTTALLIVSEVCGAYCRYCFRKRLFRNDVKEASSDVTAGIKYIAAHPEINNVLLTGGDSLILSTTKLRFIIESLRAIPHVKIIRLGSKLPVFNPMRISQDPELLELIRTHSTVEKRIYIMAHINHPREITPEAKRAVRDLHDAGAIIVNQTPVLKGINDDPAVLGELLDRLSWAGITPYYFFINRPIAGNREFVLPLEQVYRIVEEAKARTSGLGKRVRLSMSHSSGKIEILAIEQGKAYLKYHQSRDQEYGKFMILDCPEDAEWFDDLPGNEQYWSRPEKKPAATSACELLQATVSAN; this is translated from the coding sequence GTGCAAAAGGTACGTTACATAACCGACATTAACAAAATGGAAATGCTGCCCGAGGCGGAAAGATCCAGACTGAAAGAAATTACGGACAAGTTCGTATTCCGGGCAAACGACTATTACCTGTCCCTTATTAATTGGGAGGACCCGGATGATCCCATCCGCAAGCTCGTTGTTCCCGGAGAGGGCGAGCTGCTGGAGTATGGGGAATGGGACGCATCCGATGAGGAAGCCAACTATGTGGTTCACGGCTGCCAGCATAAATACCGGACCACTGCGCTCCTGATTGTCTCCGAGGTCTGCGGAGCCTACTGCCGCTACTGCTTCCGCAAACGGCTGTTCCGCAATGATGTCAAGGAAGCCTCCTCGGATGTTACCGCCGGAATCAAGTACATCGCTGCCCATCCGGAGATCAACAATGTCCTGCTCACAGGCGGCGACAGCCTGATTCTCTCGACCACCAAGCTGCGGTTCATCATTGAGAGCCTGCGGGCCATCCCGCATGTCAAGATCATCCGTCTCGGCTCTAAGCTGCCCGTGTTCAACCCGATGCGGATTTCCCAGGACCCCGAGCTGCTGGAGCTGATCCGCACCCATTCTACCGTCGAGAAGCGGATCTATATCATGGCGCATATCAATCATCCCCGCGAGATTACGCCTGAAGCCAAACGGGCCGTAAGAGATCTGCATGATGCCGGGGCCATTATCGTCAATCAGACGCCGGTGCTTAAGGGAATTAATGATGACCCGGCCGTTCTGGGTGAGCTGCTCGACCGCCTCTCCTGGGCTGGAATAACGCCATATTATTTCTTTATTAACCGCCCGATTGCCGGTAACCGTGAGTTCGTCCTGCCGCTTGAACAGGTATACCGGATCGTCGAAGAAGCCAAAGCGAGAACTTCAGGCCTTGGCAAAAGAGTCCGTCTCTCCATGAGCCATTCCTCCGGCAAAATCGAGATTCTGGCTATCGAGCAAGGCAAAGCCTATCTCAAATATCACCAGTCCCGGGATCAGGAGTACGGCAAATTCATGATCCTTGATTGCCCTGAGGATGCGGAATGGTTCGATGATCTTCCGGGTAACGAGCAGTACTGGAGCAGACCCGAAAAGAAGCCGGCGGCAACTTCAGCCTGTGAGCTGTTACAAGCGACTGTCAGCGCTAATTGA
- the miaB gene encoding tRNA (N6-isopentenyl adenosine(37)-C2)-methylthiotransferase MiaB → MAKGKKSPPDLNSGQGGKDYSKYFDFSDAKIISEQEGKTTYRIKGRNVQINSQPDYREGKRRGKEEIEVLYHFEILPEMEHFGCGKFYHITTYGCQMNEHDTETMKGMLEQMGYQATPDRNNADIILLNTCAIRENAEDKVFGELGHLKSLKLEKPGLLLGICGCMSQEEGVVNRIMTRYGFVDMIFGTHNIHRLPELIKEAVFSRELVIEVWSKEGDIIENLPKKREGLRAWVNIMYGCDKFCTYCIVPFTRGKERSRRPEDVIAEVRELARQGFKEVTLLGQNVNAYGKDFTDIDYTFGDLMDDMRGIDIPRIRFMTAHPRDFDDKLIHVLGKGGNLVEHIHLPVQSGSTAVLKKMSRKYTREAYLELVRKIKAGVPDAVLTTDIIVGFPGETEEQFEETLSLVREVGYDMAYTFIYSAREGTPAAAMEDNVPAEVKSARLQRLNDLIKEQSRLGNERMLGKVAEVLVEGESKNNSNVLAGRTRDSKLVHFEGPASLVGTMVQVRITDTKTWYIKGDYLAEAAAVL, encoded by the coding sequence ATGGCGAAAGGGAAGAAAAGCCCACCGGACCTGAATTCCGGCCAGGGCGGCAAGGATTACTCCAAATATTTCGATTTCAGCGACGCCAAGATTATAAGTGAGCAGGAAGGCAAAACTACCTACCGTATCAAAGGAAGAAACGTGCAGATCAACAGCCAGCCTGATTATAGGGAAGGCAAGCGCCGCGGCAAGGAAGAGATCGAGGTGCTGTACCATTTTGAGATTCTGCCGGAGATGGAGCATTTTGGCTGCGGTAAATTTTATCATATTACTACTTACGGCTGCCAGATGAATGAACATGATACCGAAACGATGAAGGGCATGCTTGAGCAAATGGGTTACCAGGCCACGCCTGACCGGAATAATGCAGATATTATACTGTTAAATACATGTGCCATCCGTGAGAATGCGGAGGATAAGGTGTTCGGGGAGCTGGGCCATCTCAAAAGCCTGAAGCTGGAGAAGCCGGGGCTCTTGCTCGGAATCTGCGGCTGCATGTCCCAGGAGGAAGGGGTAGTCAACCGGATCATGACCCGTTACGGGTTCGTGGATATGATCTTCGGCACGCATAACATCCACCGTCTGCCGGAGCTGATCAAGGAAGCGGTCTTCAGCAGGGAGCTGGTCATCGAGGTCTGGTCCAAGGAAGGCGACATCATTGAGAATCTGCCAAAGAAAAGAGAAGGGTTGCGCGCCTGGGTGAATATCATGTACGGCTGCGACAAGTTCTGTACCTATTGCATTGTACCGTTTACGCGGGGGAAGGAGCGCAGCCGCCGGCCGGAGGATGTCATTGCCGAGGTGCGGGAGCTGGCCCGCCAGGGCTTCAAGGAGGTTACGCTGCTGGGGCAGAATGTAAACGCCTACGGTAAGGATTTTACGGATATCGACTACACGTTTGGTGATCTGATGGACGATATGCGGGGGATCGATATTCCGCGTATCCGCTTCATGACTGCGCATCCCCGTGATTTTGACGATAAACTGATTCATGTGCTCGGTAAAGGGGGCAACCTGGTGGAGCATATCCACCTGCCGGTGCAGTCGGGAAGTACGGCGGTGCTGAAAAAAATGAGCCGCAAATATACGCGTGAAGCCTACCTGGAGCTGGTGCGTAAGATTAAAGCCGGGGTGCCGGATGCGGTGCTGACTACGGATATTATTGTTGGTTTTCCGGGCGAAACCGAGGAACAATTTGAAGAGACACTGTCGCTGGTGCGCGAAGTAGGGTATGATATGGCGTATACCTTTATTTATTCTGCACGTGAAGGTACACCTGCTGCTGCGATGGAAGACAATGTTCCGGCAGAGGTCAAAAGCGCGCGCCTGCAGCGCCTGAACGATCTGATCAAAGAGCAGAGCCGGCTCGGCAATGAGCGGATGCTCGGCAAGGTGGCAGAGGTGCTGGTGGAAGGCGAAAGCAAGAACAATTCGAATGTCCTCGCCGGACGGACCCGGGACAGCAAGCTGGTGCATTTCGAAGGCCCGGCGTCACTGGTCGGCACGATGGTGCAGGTGAGAATTACCGATACGAAGACCTGGTACATCAAAGGGGACTATCTGGCTGAAGCGGCAGCAGTCCTCTAA
- a CDS encoding YlbF family regulator — MSREEARLNAYGMETHNTRDLIVREDIMGKAKELAALISTSEEVRHFQQAELKIQNHDRVQGLIAAIKKKQKEIVAFESFKNVSMVAKIEQEIELLQDEIDSIPVVNEFQQSQSDINYLLQLVISVIRDTVSDKINVEAGTDAPPSTCGD; from the coding sequence ATGAGCCGGGAAGAAGCGCGTTTGAATGCATACGGCATGGAGACCCACAACACCCGCGATTTAATTGTACGCGAGGATATTATGGGCAAAGCGAAGGAGCTGGCTGCACTGATCTCCACAAGTGAAGAGGTCCGGCATTTCCAGCAGGCTGAGCTGAAGATCCAGAATCACGACCGGGTGCAGGGGCTCATAGCTGCTATCAAGAAGAAGCAGAAGGAGATTGTGGCCTTTGAGAGCTTCAAGAATGTGAGCATGGTCGCAAAGATTGAACAGGAAATTGAATTGCTGCAGGATGAGATTGACAGCATTCCGGTCGTGAATGAGTTCCAGCAGAGCCAGAGCGATATCAACTATCTGCTGCAGCTGGTCATCTCGGTTATCAGGGATACCGTCTCGGATAAAATCAACGTGGAAGCAGGCACAGACGCGCCTCCGTCCACCTGCGGCGATTAA
- a CDS encoding NUDIX domain-containing protein, which translates to MSENVEPTYNAKKYRTPDGVPADIVMFTLTKRERKTVTKTLPLRELKVMLIRRKKWPCAGMWALPGGFCQEDESIYGAATRELKEETGVDGGHLEYLGVYSKPGRDPRGWIISHAFFALVEEWMLEQRQASDDAGEVGLFTLQEALEELELAFDHRDIISDAYLRIQQQMLQTTIARQFLPRHFTLSELYQVIQTVVPEFKEPNFIRKITSTRSRQGILKEVRDEAGDLLSSNQYSQRPAQLYMFTDHEPLLSIYT; encoded by the coding sequence GTGAGCGAGAACGTGGAACCAACCTATAACGCCAAAAAATACCGCACTCCGGACGGCGTTCCGGCGGATATTGTCATGTTTACGCTGACCAAACGCGAACGGAAGACGGTCACGAAGACACTCCCGCTGCGGGAACTCAAAGTGATGCTGATCCGGCGGAAGAAATGGCCTTGTGCGGGCATGTGGGCCTTGCCGGGCGGCTTTTGCCAGGAAGATGAATCGATCTATGGTGCAGCTACACGCGAGCTGAAGGAAGAGACCGGCGTGGACGGCGGCCATCTGGAATACCTCGGGGTCTACAGTAAGCCCGGACGCGATCCGCGCGGCTGGATTATCAGCCATGCGTTCTTTGCCCTGGTCGAAGAGTGGATGCTCGAACAGAGACAAGCCTCCGACGATGCGGGCGAGGTCGGCCTGTTCACTCTGCAGGAAGCGCTGGAGGAGCTGGAGCTGGCTTTTGACCACCGTGATATTATTTCCGACGCCTACCTGCGGATTCAGCAGCAGATGCTGCAGACCACGATTGCCCGGCAGTTTCTGCCGCGCCATTTCACGCTTAGCGAGCTGTACCAGGTGATTCAGACGGTAGTTCCGGAATTCAAGGAACCGAATTTTATCCGCAAAATTACGTCAACCCGCAGCCGGCAGGGTATATTAAAGGAAGTAAGGGATGAAGCGGGTGACCTGCTGAGCTCCAATCAATACTCCCAGCGTCCGGCGCAGCTCTATATGTTCACTGACCATGAACCGCTGTTATCCATTTATACCTGA
- a CDS encoding isochorismatase family cysteine hydrolase, with product MKALIVIDFTNDFIDGSLPVGQPGIDIAPRVSALTEQFVQAGDYVVMAVDLHEANDPYHPESRLFPPHNLRDSSGRELYGTLKAVYEANREAIYWMDKTRYSAFCGTDLALKLRERGITELHLIGVCTDICVLHTAVDAYNLGFNITVHEDAVASFNPDGHTWALGHFRGSLGAAVVSAE from the coding sequence ATGAAAGCACTGATCGTAATTGATTTCACGAATGATTTTATCGACGGCAGTCTGCCTGTAGGGCAGCCCGGGATTGACATTGCCCCGCGGGTTAGCGCATTGACTGAGCAATTCGTGCAGGCAGGTGACTATGTGGTCATGGCGGTCGATCTGCATGAGGCCAATGATCCGTATCATCCGGAGAGCAGGCTGTTTCCGCCGCATAATCTGCGGGACAGCAGCGGGCGTGAGCTGTACGGCACCCTGAAGGCTGTATATGAGGCGAACCGTGAGGCCATCTATTGGATGGATAAAACCCGTTACAGCGCGTTCTGCGGCACGGATCTTGCGCTGAAGCTGCGTGAGCGGGGGATTACCGAGCTGCATCTGATCGGCGTATGCACGGATATCTGTGTGCTGCATACAGCTGTGGATGCGTACAATCTGGGATTTAATATTACTGTTCACGAGGATGCGGTGGCCAGCTTCAACCCGGACGGGCATACCTGGGCGCTGGGGCATTTCCGCGGCAGCCTCGGTGCGGCAGTCGTAAGCGCAGAATAG
- a CDS encoding nicotinate phosphoribosyltransferase gives MRRELALHTDKYQINMMYAHWVNGTHKRKAVFEAYFRKLPFGNGFAVFAGLERITQYIAELRFTEEDIRYLSEQEENYAPAFLEELLQFHFQGSIHAMKEGALIFPDEPLIRVEGTIMEAQLVETAILNFMNYQTLIATKASRIKQVAPKDTLLEFGTRRAQEADAAVWGARAAYIGGFHATSNMLAGKLFGIPTKGTHAHSWVQSFPSEQEAFDAYARVMPDGVTLLVDTFDTLRSGVPNAINTAKKLEAQGKRMNGIRLDSGDLAYLSRKAREMLDAAGLDYVKIVASNDLDENTIMDLKLQGAAIDTWGVGTQLITAADQPSLGGVYKLVEIEAPSGEMIPTIKISSNPEKVSTPGKKSVYRIVGQNGKALADYISFADEPAPRSGVRLKLFNPVHPYMRKHVEKYEALPMLEPVFVNGFQVYKLPDLAEIRRYHQEQLDLFWPEYLRKLNPEVFRVNLSEQLWNRKQQLIAEHMMTDTDADAE, from the coding sequence TTGAGGAGAGAACTTGCTCTACATACAGACAAATATCAGATCAATATGATGTACGCCCACTGGGTGAACGGCACCCATAAGCGCAAAGCCGTATTTGAAGCATATTTCCGCAAGCTGCCGTTTGGCAACGGGTTTGCTGTCTTCGCCGGTCTGGAGCGGATCACCCAGTATATTGCGGAGCTGCGGTTCACGGAGGAGGATATCCGCTACCTGTCGGAGCAGGAGGAGAATTATGCGCCGGCGTTTCTGGAGGAGCTGCTGCAGTTCCATTTCCAGGGCAGTATTCATGCCATGAAGGAAGGCGCGCTGATCTTCCCGGATGAGCCGCTGATCCGCGTGGAAGGCACGATTATGGAAGCCCAGCTGGTCGAGACGGCCATCCTGAACTTCATGAACTACCAGACGCTGATTGCAACCAAGGCTTCCCGGATCAAGCAGGTCGCTCCGAAGGATACGCTGCTTGAATTCGGAACGCGCCGTGCGCAGGAAGCGGATGCCGCGGTATGGGGCGCCCGTGCAGCTTATATCGGCGGGTTCCATGCCACTTCGAATATGCTTGCCGGCAAGCTGTTTGGGATTCCGACGAAGGGAACACATGCCCATTCCTGGGTGCAGAGCTTCCCGAGCGAGCAGGAGGCCTTCGACGCCTATGCCAGAGTGATGCCTGATGGCGTAACCCTGCTGGTGGATACGTTCGATACGCTGCGCAGCGGTGTGCCGAATGCCATTAACACAGCTAAGAAGCTGGAGGCACAGGGCAAGCGGATGAACGGGATCCGGCTCGACAGCGGGGACCTTGCGTATCTGTCGCGTAAAGCGCGTGAAATGCTCGATGCAGCGGGCCTTGACTATGTGAAGATTGTGGCTTCCAATGATCTTGATGAGAACACCATCATGGATCTGAAGCTGCAGGGTGCGGCGATTGATACCTGGGGAGTAGGAACCCAGCTGATTACGGCTGCCGATCAGCCTTCGCTGGGCGGAGTCTACAAGCTGGTTGAGATTGAAGCGCCAAGCGGTGAGATGATCCCGACGATCAAGATCTCCTCCAATCCCGAGAAGGTCTCCACCCCCGGCAAAAAATCCGTCTACCGTATTGTCGGGCAGAACGGCAAGGCGCTGGCGGATTATATCAGCTTCGCGGATGAGCCTGCTCCGCGCAGCGGGGTCCGGCTGAAGCTGTTCAACCCTGTGCATCCCTATATGAGGAAGCATGTAGAGAAGTATGAGGCGCTGCCGATGCTGGAGCCCGTCTTCGTGAACGGCTTCCAGGTCTACAAGCTGCCGGATCTCGCGGAGATCCGCCGGTATCACCAGGAGCAGCTTGACCTGTTCTGGCCGGAATATCTGCGCAAGCTGAATCCGGAGGTCTTCCGTGTTAACCTCAGCGAGCAGCTCTGGAACCGCAAGCAGCAGCTGATTGCCGAGCATATGATGACGGATACGGATGCGGATGCGGAATAA
- a CDS encoding glycosyl hydrolase family 8, whose protein sequence is MNKQGKRKLHWKSLVLLCLAIFLLPAGSAFAAVNKPFPQHTAYTSGSIKPNNVTQTVMDNAVKTKWDAWKGAYLKPAGTGKYYVKYNSDGETVSEAHGYGMLFTVLMAGYDANAQTYYNGLYNYYTAHPSSINPYLMSWKQNSSFQNIEGEDSATDGDMDIAFSLLLAHRQWGSSGTVNYLQAAINIINAIMDKEINVAQWTIRLGDWANSGAYNTATRPSDFMLNHLKAFQAATGDTRWQNVTDKTYTIINSLYIGYSATTGLLPDFVVYSSNAYKPAAANFLEDANDGNYNYNSCRTPWRIATDYLLTGDNRALAQLNQLNSWIKTKVSSTPGNIKDGYKLNGTTFGSYNSGAFYAPFGVSAMTSSANQSWLNSLWSHTAGSAAEDYYEDSIKLFSMIVMSGNWWTY, encoded by the coding sequence ATGAACAAGCAAGGGAAACGCAAGCTGCATTGGAAAAGTCTGGTTTTGCTCTGTCTGGCCATCTTCCTTCTGCCTGCCGGATCTGCTTTTGCGGCAGTGAATAAGCCCTTTCCGCAGCATACGGCCTATACAAGCGGATCCATTAAGCCGAATAATGTGACCCAGACTGTTATGGACAACGCCGTAAAGACCAAATGGGATGCCTGGAAAGGCGCGTATCTCAAGCCGGCCGGAACGGGCAAATACTATGTTAAATATAATTCGGACGGGGAGACCGTTTCGGAGGCACACGGCTACGGGATGCTGTTCACTGTGCTGATGGCGGGCTATGATGCTAATGCGCAAACCTACTATAACGGACTCTATAACTACTATACAGCACATCCAAGCTCCATCAATCCTTACCTGATGTCCTGGAAACAGAACAGCAGCTTCCAGAATATCGAAGGTGAGGATTCTGCAACGGACGGCGACATGGATATCGCCTTCTCGCTGCTGCTGGCGCACAGACAATGGGGCAGCAGCGGAACGGTAAACTATTTGCAGGCAGCAATCAACATTATTAATGCAATCATGGATAAAGAGATCAATGTTGCGCAGTGGACCATCCGGCTCGGCGACTGGGCGAACAGCGGCGCGTATAATACGGCGACCCGGCCGTCTGATTTCATGCTTAATCATCTGAAGGCATTCCAGGCCGCGACAGGCGATACCCGCTGGCAGAACGTGACGGACAAGACCTATACAATCATAAACAGCCTATATATCGGATACAGCGCTACTACCGGATTGCTGCCGGATTTCGTTGTCTACTCCAGCAATGCGTATAAGCCGGCTGCAGCGAATTTCCTGGAGGATGCGAATGACGGCAACTACAACTATAATTCCTGCCGCACTCCGTGGCGGATTGCCACCGATTATCTGCTCACAGGGGATAACCGGGCCCTGGCACAGTTAAATCAGCTGAACAGCTGGATTAAGACCAAGGTCAGCAGCACTCCGGGCAATATTAAGGACGGCTATAAGCTGAACGGAACCACATTCGGCAGCTATAACAGCGGTGCCTTCTATGCCCCGTTCGGTGTAAGCGCGATGACTTCCTCTGCCAACCAGAGCTGGCTTAACTCCCTCTGGAGCCATACAGCCGGCAGTGCGGCAGAGGATTACTATGAAGACAGCATTAAGCTGTTCTCGATGATTGTGATGTCCGGCAACTGGTGGACTTATTAA
- a CDS encoding 2-oxoacid:acceptor oxidoreductase family protein encodes MVQLPKVNELGFFEIRLESIGGLGANLAGKMLAEAGVVGAGLNGVSFSSYGSEKKGSAVKAHIRFCDMDTHIRDTSPVERPHVVGVFHEALARTVNVTSGIHADSTVLVNSAKTPEELKELLKLKAGTIAVIDATSIALKEKNRVNMAMLGALFRLCPFLSTDIMKGVIEKSLGKKYPQAVQSAITTFDRGYNEVKFMTFELAAGDSMPEYVRSDISALGYETQPMGGTITNPGSSFLKNLSISRSGMLPVFDIEACINCAQCDTVCPDQCFVWEERLDRKGRSQMFLTGIDYQYCKGCLKCIGACPTSALSSARETEGYADSRTVKHTFDLVTQV; translated from the coding sequence GTGGTACAATTGCCAAAAGTAAATGAGCTGGGCTTTTTTGAGATTCGTCTGGAATCCATTGGGGGCCTGGGGGCGAACCTTGCCGGGAAAATGCTTGCGGAAGCAGGTGTGGTCGGCGCGGGTCTGAATGGCGTCAGCTTTTCATCGTATGGTTCGGAGAAGAAAGGCTCTGCGGTTAAGGCTCATATCCGTTTCTGTGATATGGACACGCATATCCGGGATACTTCCCCGGTAGAGCGCCCGCATGTCGTCGGCGTCTTCCACGAAGCGCTCGCCAGAACCGTCAACGTAACCAGCGGTATTCATGCAGACAGTACTGTTCTTGTGAACTCGGCCAAGACGCCGGAAGAACTCAAAGAGCTGCTGAAGCTGAAAGCCGGAACCATTGCCGTAATTGATGCAACCAGCATTGCGCTGAAAGAAAAGAACCGGGTGAACATGGCGATGCTCGGCGCGCTGTTCCGGCTCTGCCCGTTCCTGAGTACGGATATTATGAAGGGCGTAATCGAGAAATCCCTCGGCAAAAAATATCCGCAGGCCGTTCAGTCGGCCATCACAACCTTTGACCGCGGATACAATGAAGTGAAGTTTATGACCTTTGAGCTGGCAGCAGGCGACAGCATGCCTGAGTATGTCCGCTCCGATATTTCAGCGCTCGGTTACGAGACCCAGCCGATGGGCGGCACCATCACGAACCCGGGCAGCAGCTTCCTGAAGAATCTTAGCATTTCCCGCTCCGGTATGCTTCCGGTCTTTGATATTGAGGCCTGCATCAACTGTGCACAGTGCGACACCGTCTGCCCGGATCAATGCTTCGTCTGGGAGGAACGCCTGGACCGCAAGGGCCGTTCGCAAATGTTCCTGACGGGTATTGACTACCAGTACTGTAAAGGCTGCCTGAAGTGCATTGGCGCGTGCCCGACTTCGGCGCTCTCCAGTGCACGTGAGACGGAAGGTTATGCTGACAGCCGTACAGTGAAGCACACGTTTGATCTGGTTACTCAAGTCTAA
- a CDS encoding thiamine pyrophosphate-dependent enzyme — protein sequence MAIDYEKEVGSAKVEQKFLYESGNEMAAYAAHQINYHVMGYFPISPSTEVAQFLDTMKASGQHDIMLIPSDGEHSSAGICYGASTAGGRVFNATSAQGYMFMLEQMPVQAGTRMPMVMNLICRSISGPLNIHGDHSDLYFALNTGWPILMCRDPQSVYDMNLMALKLAEHAKVRLPVMVASDGYFTSHQKRRVQAFAHREDVHKFVGEQPPAGFTDTLDRNNPVTVGPYMNEPDYINNRYQQSVAMYNAGEVFEEIAAEFAELTGRHYPMIEQYRMDDADVAVFLMNSASEIIKDVVDQLRLQGIKAGAISPNMIRPFPQKQIAEALKNVKAITVGDRADSVGGHGGNMVNEIKAALFTYGNRTTKVISRIYGLGGKDFYAEDGHHFFQLAMDAVVADRVEIPFDYYGHNPGEPDKAPQRLLKPMDFDALKTGLITVKQDEETGKLAVRIPPIRSLMKKPRRLSPGHGACPGCGIFSGLELFFKGIEGDIVALYHTGCAMVTTTGYPYSSHKSTFIHNLFQNGAATLSGVVEMFWERKRRGELDGLGLKEDFTFVMVTGDGGMDIGMGPAIGAALRGHKMIIVEYDNEGYMNTGAQQSYSTPLGHRTSTSSIGKTQQGKATQHKDTAQIMAATNIPYVFTGCEAYPQDLLKKAAKAQWYAQNEGLVYGKILIACPLNWMSEDKDGTDIVSLAVESCFFPLYEVEHGTTNITYNPEDKDKRVEVGAWLKTMGKTRHLLKPENEPALRSFESEVQRRWSRLKAKHEHPDL from the coding sequence GTGGCTATCGATTATGAAAAAGAAGTAGGCTCTGCCAAGGTGGAGCAGAAATTCCTATATGAATCCGGCAATGAAATGGCGGCATATGCAGCCCATCAGATTAACTATCATGTCATGGGTTATTTCCCGATCTCCCCGTCGACAGAAGTAGCCCAGTTCCTCGATACGATGAAAGCCAGCGGACAGCATGATATCATGCTGATTCCTTCAGACGGAGAACACAGCTCGGCAGGGATCTGCTACGGCGCTTCGACTGCAGGCGGACGCGTGTTCAACGCAACGAGCGCTCAAGGATATATGTTCATGCTGGAGCAGATGCCCGTACAAGCCGGCACGCGGATGCCGATGGTCATGAACCTGATCTGCCGCTCCATCTCCGGCCCGCTGAATATTCACGGCGACCACTCGGATCTCTATTTCGCACTGAACACCGGCTGGCCGATCCTGATGTGCCGTGATCCGCAGTCCGTCTATGACATGAACCTGATGGCGCTGAAGCTGGCGGAGCATGCCAAGGTCCGGCTGCCGGTTATGGTAGCCTCTGACGGTTATTTCACTTCTCACCAGAAACGCCGCGTGCAGGCGTTCGCCCACCGCGAGGATGTTCATAAGTTCGTAGGTGAACAGCCGCCGGCCGGCTTCACAGATACGCTGGACCGCAATAACCCGGTAACTGTAGGGCCTTACATGAATGAGCCGGATTATATCAACAACCGTTATCAGCAATCTGTTGCCATGTATAATGCCGGCGAAGTATTCGAGGAGATTGCTGCGGAGTTTGCCGAGCTGACAGGCCGCCATTATCCGATGATCGAGCAGTACCGGATGGACGATGCCGATGTGGCTGTGTTCCTGATGAACTCTGCTTCAGAGATTATCAAGGATGTGGTCGATCAGCTTCGCCTGCAGGGAATTAAGGCCGGAGCCATCTCTCCGAACATGATCCGTCCGTTCCCGCAGAAGCAGATTGCTGAAGCGCTGAAGAACGTCAAAGCCATTACCGTCGGTGACCGTGCGGATTCTGTCGGCGGACACGGCGGCAATATGGTTAATGAGATCAAGGCGGCATTGTTCACTTACGGCAACCGGACCACTAAGGTGATCAGCCGGATCTACGGTCTGGGCGGCAAAGACTTCTATGCTGAAGATGGCCATCACTTCTTCCAGCTGGCAATGGATGCCGTAGTGGCTGACCGTGTAGAAATTCCATTCGATTACTACGGCCATAATCCCGGAGAACCGGACAAAGCTCCGCAGCGCCTGCTGAAGCCGATGGATTTTGATGCGCTGAAGACGGGTCTGATTACGGTGAAGCAGGATGAAGAGACCGGCAAGCTGGCCGTAAGAATCCCGCCGATCCGCAGTCTGATGAAGAAGCCGAGACGATTGTCGCCGGGACATGGCGCATGCCCTGGCTGCGGGATTTTCTCCGGACTGGAACTGTTCTTCAAAGGAATCGAAGGCGATATCGTCGCGCTGTATCATACGGGCTGTGCCATGGTTACAACAACCGGCTATCCGTATTCTTCGCATAAATCGACCTTTATCCATAACCTCTTCCAGAACGGCGCAGCTACGCTGTCCGGTGTTGTGGAGATGTTCTGGGAACGCAAACGCCGCGGCGAGCTCGATGGTCTCGGTCTGAAGGAGGACTTCACGTTCGTCATGGTTACCGGCGACGGCGGGATGGATATCGGTATGGGGCCGGCCATCGGTGCAGCCCTGCGCGGCCACAAGATGATTATTGTGGAATACGATAATGAAGGTTATATGAATACAGGTGCGCAGCAGTCCTACTCCACACCGCTCGGACACCGCACTTCAACATCCAGCATCGGCAAAACCCAGCAGGGTAAGGCGACCCAGCATAAGGATACAGCGCAGATTATGGCAGCGACCAATATTCCTTATGTCTTCACCGGCTGTGAAGCCTACCCGCAGGATCTGCTGAAGAAGGCAGCGAAGGCACAGTGGTATGCGCAGAATGAAGGCCTGGTCTACGGCAAGATTCTGATCGCCTGTCCGCTGAACTGGATGAGCGAAGATAAAGACGGGACGGATATCGTCTCCCTGGCTGTGGAATCCTGCTTCTTCCCGCTGTACGAAGTTGAGCATGGCACGACCAACATTACGTACAATCCGGAAGATAAGGATAAGCGGGTAGAGGTAGGAGCCTGGCTGAAGACCATGGGCAAGACCCGTCATCTGCTGAAGCCGGAGAACGAACCGGCGCTGCGCAGCTTCGAAAGCGAAGTACAGCGCCGCTGGAGCCGCCTCAAAGCAAAGCATGAGCATCCGGATTTGTAA